The window AAGCGAAGCAATCAAAGGTGCAGATGTATTTTTGGGACTTTCAGTCAAAGGAGCTATGACAAAGGAAATGGTAGCTTCAATGACTAAAAACCCGATAATTTTTGCTATGGCCAATCCTGATCCAGAAATTACACCTGAAGATATAAAATCGGTCAGGAATGATGCAATAATTGCTACTGGCAGATCAGATTACGATAATCAAGTAAATAATGTAATGGGTTTTCCTTATATTTTTAGAGGAGCTCTCGATGTTAGAGCTACTTGCATTAACGAAGAAATGAAAATAGCAGCCGCTTACGCCTTAGCAGAATTAGCTAGAAAACCCGTGCCAGGAGAGGTTTATCGTGCTTATAATAGCAGTAGGAAAACATTTGGTCCTGATTACATTATTCCCGTTCCTTTTGATCCAAGGTTAATTACTACTGTTCCAGTAGCTGTAGCACAAGCTGCACTTAAAAGTGGTGTAGCAAAAATTAAGGAACTTAATATCAAAAAATATAGGTCAGAACTTGCAAACAGGTTAAATCCTACCTCGAATTATATGCATTTTGTATTTGATAAAATCACCCATGATAAACCTAAAAGGGTGATTTTTGCAGAAGGTGAAGAGGAAGAAGTAATAAAAGCAGCAATGATGTTACGTGATGAGCATTACGGAAGCCCAATTCTCGTAGGAAGACACAGTAAAATTGATCCCATTGTCCAAGCCTTAGGGGAAGGATATTCCCTTGAAAATATTACAGTTATGAATGCTGCAATCAATAATAATTTGAACAAATACATAGATTATCTTTACAAAAAGTTACAGCGCAAAGGATATTTATATAGAGATTGTGCAAGGCTTGTTAAATCTGATAGAAACATTTTTGCTGCTTGTATGATGGCTTGCGGAGATGCTGACGCTATGGTGACAGGCCTTACAAAAAGTTATTACGACAGTATAGATGATATATCGAAAGTAATCATGCCTAAAAAAAGCAAAAGAATTATTGGATATTCTATAATGCTATCTCGGGAACATAATATAATCTTTGCTGATAATACGGTTTGTGAATTACCTCAAGCAGAAGATTTAGTAGAAATTACTCTGCAGACAGCAGAAGTAGCTAAATCTATGGGATATACTCCAAGAATTGCTATAGTGTCTTTTTCCAATTTTGGTAATCCACTTCGAGAAAAATCATCGAGAGTTCGCGAGGCAATCACCATACTTGATAAAATGGATTTAGATTTTGAATATGATGGGGAAATGTCGGCAGAAGTAGCATTGAATACTAATTTGCAGAAATTGTACCCTTTCTGTAGGTTAACAGGTCCTGCAAACGTTTTAATTATGCCTGGTCTCCATTCGGCTGCTATTGCAACTCACTTACTTGAAGAACTAGCAGGTGAGGTATTTATTGGCCCAATTTTAAATGGTTTTGAATACCCTGTGCAAATCATACCTATGGGTTCTTCTGCAACTGATATACTTGAAGTAGTCGCCTTTGCGATTATGGATTGTATTAATAACAAAAATTAAATATATACAGACCAATCTATTTAAGTAAATTTTATGCAATCACTAAACATTAGTTCTGCCAAAGCCCATTTATCATCTTTGCTAAAAAAATAAGGAGAAATTGAAGAAGAAATAATAATTGAAAGAACTGGAAAACCTATAGCTAAAATTCTTAAATACAAACCTATAAAAAGTTGTAATAGATTAAGCTTGTTAAAAAACAAAATTATTTAGGCTGGCGATTTTATACCTCAATTACAAGAAAATGGATTTGATTTATTAGACATCCAATTACAAGCATATTATAACCCTGTCTGAATTACCCCCGTTACACATAGAGGCCCATTTGATAGGATGTCAATAGCTCAAGCTAGTCACGAAGGTTTATCGCTAATTACTACTGACTCAGAAATAATCAAACATGAACTGCGAATTATTATAAATTAATTCGCCTTTAAAAGTTAGTGAAGAATCAAAATACTAAAACTTTAATTAAATTGGCAAAGAAAACGCAACAGTAACCCCTTTATCTTGATTTTGCGTAGCCCATATCTGACCATTATGCACTTCAATAATTT of the Candidatus Megaera polyxenophila genome contains:
- a CDS encoding malic enzyme; the encoded protein is MDKKHSPDYIKALEYHEKGQPGKIALKPTKHLLTQHDLSLAYSPGVAAPCLEIKNNPDDIYKYTARGNTVAVISNGTAVLGLGNLGAAASKPVMEGKAVLFKKFADIDCFDIEVDTADPEEFINTVKHLGYSWGGINLEDIKAPECFIIEERLKELMDIPVFHDDQHGTAIITGAALINAVLLTKRKMSEIKMVVNGAGAAAMSCINLAISLGVNKDNIILCDTQGVIYKGRAEGMNKWKEEKAIDTPHRTLSEAIKGADVFLGLSVKGAMTKEMVASMTKNPIIFAMANPDPEITPEDIKSVRNDAIIATGRSDYDNQVNNVMGFPYIFRGALDVRATCINEEMKIAAAYALAELARKPVPGEVYRAYNSSRKTFGPDYIIPVPFDPRLITTVPVAVAQAALKSGVAKIKELNIKKYRSELANRLNPTSNYMHFVFDKITHDKPKRVIFAEGEEEEVIKAAMMLRDEHYGSPILVGRHSKIDPIVQALGEGYSLENITVMNAAINNNLNKYIDYLYKKLQRKGYLYRDCARLVKSDRNIFAACMMACGDADAMVTGLTKSYYDSIDDISKVIMPKKSKRIIGYSIMLSREHNIIFADNTVCELPQAEDLVEITLQTAEVAKSMGYTPRIAIVSFSNFGNPLREKSSRVREAITILDKMDLDFEYDGEMSAEVALNTNLQKLYPFCRLTGPANVLIMPGLHSAAIATHLLEELAGEVFIGPILNGFEYPVQIIPMGSSATDILEVVAFAIMDCINNKN